In Desulfobacter hydrogenophilus, the genomic stretch TCCGAGAGGAATTGCCGTAACCAGGCTGCAGCCAGATGGTCTCTGCAGAATTCCGTTGTGAGATTCACCGCCAGAACACTTCCTTGATTTTCCTGCAGAAATACCGCGGATTCTTCTATAATATACCGGTCAAGTTTACTTGCAAGGCCCAGGGTTGTAATCATGGGCATAAACAGGTTTGCCTTTCTTTGGATGCCTTCCTGGTCCACCATGTTAACAAAGACTTCGCGGTGGAATTCACCAAGATCAGAGTGGACGGGCTGGGCTGTCAGAAAAAAATGATTCTTGGAGAAGGCGACCTCAATCAATGTTTTCCATTCCTGTTTTCCTAGGGCCTTCTGGAATGACTCGTTCCTGAACATCCTGACCGTTCCCGGATGGCCGATTTTTGCTTTTGACAATGCATAATCCGTCCTGGAAAGAACCATGCCCACATCATCATTTTTGTCATATGATGAAATCCCTGCGTAGACTTTTATTGTGTCCGGAATATCCCTGTCTTTTTCTGATAAAAATTTCTTTATAACGCTTTCAACAAGAGTCATGACGTCTCTTGGTTCGGTGTCCGGCAGGATTGCGGCAAACTCGCGCCTTGGAAATCTGTAAACCGTTGCATCCGGTACAGCGGCCCCTGTCCGGGTGTCTAAAATACCTGCCATCTCCTTGAAAATTTTATGGACAAGGGGCCGGTTACCCGAGGCCTCGATTGCCTCCATGCCGGTCAGGCCAAAAAAGACAACATGGCCCCGGGCTTTTTTGCTCTCATCCCCGGTAAACATGGCAAGCTGTTTTATGAAGGACGTACGATTGTGAAGGCCTGTAATTTTATCCTGATATCTTAATTTCTGGTACTTGCTTAAGTTTTCAAGGTTGTGTTCATAAATTGACTGCACTTTTTTAACCATGGTGTTCATGGCAAGAACCACTTTTTTTAGCTCTGGTGTTTGGGGGATATCCTGGTTGACAATAAAAGCATTATTACTGATTTCTTCTGCCTGGTGTTTGATTTTTTCCAAGGCGCCCAAAAGATGGCGTAATCCTAGAACACTCAAGAAAAAAACAAGGATTCCAAGTACAAAAAACTGAAGACACAACTGTTTTAGTGTCTCCCAAAGTTTGGTGTAGGATGAGCCTGGATGACCTTTGATTTTAAGGGTGCCGAAGATATTCCATCCCGCCATGACCTTTGCCTCGACTTCGGGTATAACAAGATCAACGTGAGTGATGAAAAAAGATGGCACGCCATGTATTGCCACTGGTTCACGTTTTTCATACACCAGGCTGCCGTCCTGGCGGACCAATGATATGAATTCAAAATAGCCGCCGTCGAACATTGCGTTGATACAGGTTTTCATGAAATCTTCATCCATGGGCCGAATACTCAACGTCAGGGCAAGCATGTTCACGTTATTTTTTGTGTTCAAATAAGATTCATTGGCTGTAAATTCCCGGGCCGTATTAAAATTGATCCTCAAGACAATAATCAGGGTTGCCGTCAAAAGCAAAGTTACCAATAGCTGCGTCTGTTTTAAAAGACTCAATGTTTAATCTCCTGGATTTCCAGATCAATAGCCTTTAATTTGAGTTGATTTTTCAACAACCCGCGACTCACACGTTTACCAAGGCCATGCTGTTTCTGGATATAAAGATCCCTGGCTGTAAAACTGTAAACAGGGACAAGGTCAGGCCGCTGTGTGGCAGGCAGGATCTTTTTGATATAGTTGTCAAGGACAAAGGGTACGGTGCCCAGGTTTTTGTAATAGGTTGCAACAAGATGGGCCGGCTCCGGAAATCCTCTGGCACGAACATAAGTCAGAAATATTTTTTCACCAGGGACGCCAAGCTGCATCATGGTTAGAAATTTGGCAACGGCGAAATCCTCACAGTCACCCTGTCCCCTGCCGAGAAATTCCAGGCGGCTGGCCCAGTAATCACTTTTATTCCACGTTTTTTGGTCAGAACGATATTCCAATTGGTTATAAAAATTGTTTACATTAATAACGATCTGCTCTTCGGGTAAACCACTTTGTTTTTCCATCATCGCAAGCAGGCTGTCTAAACGCCTGACCGCCTGCCCACCATATTTTTTTTTATACGCATTTAACAATTTTCCAGGCACAAAAAACCTGGTGGTGGTTTCAGCAAAGAGCGCCGTCACCACCAGGACAGTCAATACGATCCATATATGCTTGATTTCGGACATTCATCAACTTACTATTTCGTCAACCGAAATTCCGTACGACGATTCTTCCGTCGGCCGTCATCGGTTGAATTATCTGCAACAGGCTGACTCTCTCCCCGTCCGCTTGACGTCATTCTGTTTT encodes the following:
- a CDS encoding transglutaminase-like cysteine peptidase encodes the protein MSEIKHIWIVLTVLVVTALFAETTTRFFVPGKLLNAYKKKYGGQAVRRLDSLLAMMEKQSGLPEEQIVINVNNFYNQLEYRSDQKTWNKSDYWASRLEFLGRGQGDCEDFAVAKFLTMMQLGVPGEKIFLTYVRARGFPEPAHLVATYYKNLGTVPFVLDNYIKKILPATQRPDLVPVYSFTARDLYIQKQHGLGKRVSRGLLKNQLKLKAIDLEIQEIKH
- a CDS encoding bifunctional diguanylate cyclase/phosphodiesterase; its protein translation is MSLLKQTQLLVTLLLTATLIIVLRINFNTAREFTANESYLNTKNNVNMLALTLSIRPMDEDFMKTCINAMFDGGYFEFISLVRQDGSLVYEKREPVAIHGVPSFFITHVDLVIPEVEAKVMAGWNIFGTLKIKGHPGSSYTKLWETLKQLCLQFFVLGILVFFLSVLGLRHLLGALEKIKHQAEEISNNAFIVNQDIPQTPELKKVVLAMNTMVKKVQSIYEHNLENLSKYQKLRYQDKITGLHNRTSFIKQLAMFTGDESKKARGHVVFFGLTGMEAIEASGNRPLVHKIFKEMAGILDTRTGAAVPDATVYRFPRREFAAILPDTEPRDVMTLVESVIKKFLSEKDRDIPDTIKVYAGISSYDKNDDVGMVLSRTDYALSKAKIGHPGTVRMFRNESFQKALGKQEWKTLIEVAFSKNHFFLTAQPVHSDLGEFHREVFVNMVDQEGIQRKANLFMPMITTLGLASKLDRYIIEESAVFLQENQGSVLAVNLTTEFCRDHLAAAWLRQFLSDKESLSDHLLFEIHENTLINFPEICFDFNGLITGKGFKLGIDRFTMHDASLLLLDKIKPYYIKIERDYLEVFDDPQKADMVLNSLFAITKSLGINLIATKIENETQRLELADKNITYFQGHGIAEIIPLKG